From Cellulomonas fimi ATCC 484, a single genomic window includes:
- a CDS encoding glycoside hydrolase family 9 protein, protein MVSRRSSQARGALTAVVATLALALAGSGTALAASPIGEGTFDDGPEGWVAYGTDGPLDTSTGALCVAVPAGSAQYGVGVVLNGVAIEEGTTYTLRYTATASTDVTVRALVGQNGAPYGTVLDTSPALTSEPRQVTETFTASATYPATPAADDPEGQIAFQLGGFSADAWTFCLDDVALDSEVELLPHTSFAESLGPWSLYGTSEPVFADGRMCVDLPGGQGNPWDAGLVYNGVPVGEGESYVLSFTASATPDMPVRVLVGEGGGAYRTAFEQGSAPLTGEPATREYAFTSNLTFPPDGDAPGQVAFHLGKAGAYEFCISQVSLTTSATPPPGYEPDTGPRVRVNQVGYLPFGPKRATLVTDAAEPVAWELRDADGVVVADGTSEPRGVEPSAAQAVHVLDFSDVTTQGAGYTLVADGETSRPFDIDGDLYQQLRYDALNYFYLARSGTEIEADVVGEEYAREAGHVGVAPNQGDTDVPCIGPRDYYDGWTCDYRLDVSGGWYDAGDHGKYVVNGGIAVGQLLQTYERALHAGTADALADGTLDVPEHGNDVPDVLDEARWELEWMLSMIVPEGEYAGMVHHKVHDEGWTGLPLLPADDPQARSLHRPSTAATLNLSAVAAQGARLLEPYDPQLAQTLLEAARTTWAAAQEHPALYAPGEAGADGGGAYNDSQVADEFYWAAAELYLTTGEDAFATAVTTSPLHTADVFTADGFGWGSVAALGRLDLATVPNELPGLDAVQSSVVEGAQEYLAAQAGQGFGSLYSPPGGEYVWGSSSQVANNLVVVATAYDLTGDERFRAATLEGLDYLFGRNALNQSYVTGWGEVASHQQHSRWFAHQLDPSLPSPPPGSLAGGPNSQAATWDPTTKAAFPDGCAPSACYVDEIQAWSTNELTVNWNSALSWVASWVADQGSAEPVPTAPVVTRQPVDATVALGADATFTAEASGVPAPTVRWQVRAGRGWKDVAGATGTTLTVRATARTDGTRYRAVFTNAAGSVESAVVRLTVERAAPVVTQHPADVRARVGTRAVFRAAADGYPTPCVVWQVRWGGGSWRPIPWATSTTLSVPVTVLAAGTEYRAVFTNAVGTAATEPAELAVQRPRS, encoded by the coding sequence GTGGTTTCTCGCAGGTCATCACAGGCGCGCGGCGCGCTCACGGCCGTCGTCGCGACGCTCGCCCTCGCGCTCGCCGGGAGCGGCACCGCGCTCGCCGCGTCGCCGATCGGGGAGGGAACGTTCGACGACGGGCCCGAGGGGTGGGTCGCGTACGGCACCGACGGCCCCCTCGACACGAGCACGGGCGCGCTGTGCGTCGCCGTGCCGGCCGGATCCGCGCAGTACGGCGTCGGCGTCGTGCTCAACGGCGTCGCGATCGAGGAAGGGACCACCTACACGCTCCGGTACACCGCGACGGCCTCGACCGACGTCACCGTGCGGGCGCTCGTCGGGCAGAACGGCGCCCCCTACGGCACCGTGCTCGACACGAGCCCGGCCCTGACGTCCGAGCCGCGGCAGGTGACCGAGACGTTCACGGCCTCGGCGACGTACCCCGCGACACCCGCCGCCGACGACCCCGAGGGGCAGATCGCCTTCCAGCTCGGCGGGTTCAGCGCCGACGCGTGGACGTTCTGCCTCGACGACGTCGCGCTCGACTCCGAGGTCGAGCTCCTGCCGCACACGTCGTTCGCCGAGTCGCTCGGCCCGTGGTCCCTGTACGGCACGAGCGAGCCGGTGTTCGCCGACGGCCGGATGTGCGTCGACCTGCCCGGCGGGCAGGGCAACCCCTGGGACGCGGGCCTCGTCTACAACGGCGTTCCCGTCGGCGAGGGCGAGAGCTACGTCCTGTCGTTCACCGCGAGCGCGACGCCCGACATGCCGGTGCGCGTGCTCGTCGGCGAGGGCGGCGGCGCCTACCGGACCGCCTTCGAGCAGGGGTCGGCACCGCTGACCGGCGAGCCCGCGACCCGCGAGTACGCGTTCACCTCGAACCTGACGTTCCCGCCCGACGGCGACGCACCCGGCCAGGTCGCGTTCCACCTCGGCAAGGCCGGTGCGTACGAGTTCTGCATCTCGCAGGTGTCGCTCACCACCTCGGCGACGCCGCCGCCCGGGTACGAGCCCGACACCGGCCCGCGCGTGCGGGTCAACCAGGTGGGCTACCTGCCGTTCGGGCCGAAGCGCGCCACCCTCGTCACCGACGCGGCCGAGCCGGTCGCGTGGGAGCTGCGCGACGCCGACGGCGTGGTCGTCGCCGACGGGACCAGCGAGCCGCGCGGCGTCGAGCCGTCGGCCGCGCAGGCGGTGCACGTGCTCGACTTCTCCGACGTCACGACGCAGGGCGCGGGGTACACGCTCGTCGCCGACGGCGAGACGAGCCGCCCCTTCGACATCGACGGCGACCTGTACCAGCAGCTCCGGTACGACGCGCTCAACTACTTCTACCTCGCGCGCTCCGGCACCGAGATCGAGGCGGACGTGGTCGGCGAGGAGTACGCCCGCGAGGCGGGCCACGTCGGCGTCGCGCCCAACCAGGGCGACACCGACGTGCCGTGCATCGGCCCGCGCGACTACTACGACGGCTGGACGTGCGACTACCGGCTCGACGTGAGCGGCGGCTGGTACGACGCCGGCGACCACGGCAAGTACGTCGTCAACGGCGGCATCGCGGTCGGGCAGCTCCTGCAGACGTACGAGCGGGCGCTGCACGCGGGCACCGCCGACGCGCTCGCGGACGGCACCCTCGACGTGCCCGAGCACGGCAACGACGTGCCCGACGTCCTGGACGAGGCGCGCTGGGAGCTCGAGTGGATGCTCTCGATGATCGTGCCCGAGGGGGAGTACGCGGGGATGGTGCACCACAAGGTGCACGACGAGGGCTGGACCGGGCTGCCGCTGCTGCCGGCCGACGACCCGCAGGCGCGCTCGCTGCACCGGCCGTCGACCGCGGCGACGCTCAACCTGTCCGCCGTCGCGGCGCAGGGGGCGCGCCTGCTCGAGCCGTACGACCCGCAGCTCGCGCAGACGCTGCTGGAGGCGGCACGCACGACCTGGGCTGCGGCCCAGGAGCACCCGGCGCTGTACGCCCCGGGCGAGGCCGGCGCGGACGGCGGTGGCGCGTACAACGACTCCCAGGTGGCCGACGAGTTCTACTGGGCGGCCGCCGAGCTCTACCTGACGACGGGCGAGGACGCGTTCGCCACCGCGGTGACGACCTCGCCGCTGCACACCGCGGACGTGTTCACCGCGGACGGGTTCGGCTGGGGGAGCGTCGCCGCGCTGGGTCGCCTCGACCTCGCGACGGTGCCGAACGAGCTGCCGGGTCTCGACGCGGTGCAATCGTCGGTCGTCGAGGGGGCGCAGGAGTACCTCGCGGCGCAGGCGGGGCAGGGATTCGGCTCGCTGTACTCCCCGCCCGGCGGCGAGTACGTCTGGGGCTCGAGCTCGCAGGTCGCGAACAACCTCGTCGTCGTCGCGACCGCGTACGACCTCACGGGCGACGAGCGGTTCCGGGCGGCGACGCTCGAGGGGCTCGACTACCTGTTCGGCCGCAACGCGCTCAACCAGTCGTACGTGACGGGCTGGGGCGAGGTCGCCTCGCACCAGCAGCACAGCCGGTGGTTCGCGCACCAGCTCGACCCGTCGCTCCCGAGCCCGCCGCCCGGCTCGCTCGCGGGCGGCCCGAACTCGCAGGCCGCGACGTGGGACCCGACGACGAAGGCGGCGTTCCCCGACGGCTGCGCGCCGTCCGCGTGCTACGTCGACGAGATCCAGGCGTGGTCGACGAACGAGCTCACCGTCAACTGGAACTCCGCGCTGTCCTGGGTCGCCTCGTGGGTGGCCGACCAGGGCTCGGCCGAGCCGGTGCCGACGGCGCCGGTGGTGACGCGGCAGCCCGTCGACGCGACCGTCGCGCTCGGTGCCGACGCCACGTTCACCGCGGAGGCGAGCGGCGTGCCCGCGCCGACCGTCCGGTGGCAGGTGCGGGCCGGCCGCGGCTGGAAGGACGTCGCCGGCGCGACCGGGACCACGCTCACGGTCCGCGCGACCGCCCGCACCGACGGCACGCGGTACCGGGCGGTGTTCACCAACGCGGCCGGCTCGGTCGAGAGCGCCGTCGTGCGGCTCACCGTCGAGCGCGCGGCACCCGTCGTGACGCAGCACCCGGCCGACGTCCGGGCACGGGTCGGCACGCGTGCCGTGTTCCGCGCGGCCGCCGACGGGTACCCCACGCCCTGCGTCGTGTGGCAGGTGCGGTGGGGCGGCGGGAGCTGGCGGCCGATCCCGTGGGCCACCTCGACGACGCTCTCCGTGCCGGTCACGGTGCTCGCGGCGGGCACGGAGTACCGCGCGGTGTTCACCAACGCCGTCGGCACCGCGGCGACCGAGCCTGCCGAGCTCGCCGTGCAGCGTCCGCGCAGCTGA
- a CDS encoding bifunctional riboflavin kinase/FAD synthetase: MILPVQRWNDLADVPSGFGPSVVTIGNFDGVHRGHASVLTRMCADARAAGARAVAVTFTPHPLQVHRPDEAPELLTGDEDRLELLEQTGLDAVLLLPYTLEFARQTPQEFVERYLVDGLRARTVVVGRDVRFGWQNSGDLSTMVALGERYGFEVEVIDDVTPAAAADPGSAEDRAADPLRRRWSSTWARELLAAGDVVQAARVLGRPHRVRGTVVHGDARGRELGYPTANLGGDLAGMVPADGVYAGWLRRTRHADGSPVDPHEGDVVLPAAVSIGTNPTFDGVERRVEAYVLDRDDLDLYDQQVVVELVERLRPTLRFDSVEALLERMGEDVERVRVVLAGTADA, from the coding sequence ATGATCCTCCCTGTGCAGCGCTGGAACGACCTCGCGGACGTCCCGTCCGGGTTCGGCCCCTCGGTCGTGACCATCGGCAACTTCGACGGCGTGCACCGCGGCCACGCCAGCGTCCTGACCCGCATGTGCGCGGACGCCCGGGCCGCCGGGGCGCGGGCCGTCGCGGTGACGTTCACGCCGCACCCGTTGCAGGTGCACCGCCCCGACGAGGCGCCCGAGCTGCTGACCGGCGACGAGGACCGGCTCGAGCTGCTCGAGCAGACGGGCCTCGACGCGGTCCTGCTCCTGCCGTACACGCTCGAGTTCGCCCGGCAGACGCCGCAGGAGTTCGTCGAGCGCTACCTCGTCGACGGCCTGCGGGCGCGCACCGTGGTCGTCGGCCGCGACGTGCGGTTCGGCTGGCAGAACTCCGGCGACCTGTCGACCATGGTCGCCCTCGGCGAGCGGTACGGCTTCGAGGTCGAGGTCATCGACGACGTGACGCCCGCCGCCGCGGCCGACCCCGGCAGCGCCGAGGACCGCGCGGCCGACCCGCTGCGGCGCCGCTGGTCCTCGACGTGGGCACGCGAGCTGCTCGCGGCCGGCGACGTCGTGCAGGCGGCCCGCGTGCTCGGCCGCCCGCACCGCGTCCGCGGCACCGTCGTGCACGGCGACGCGCGCGGCCGCGAGCTGGGCTACCCGACGGCGAACCTCGGGGGCGACCTCGCCGGGATGGTGCCCGCCGACGGCGTCTACGCCGGCTGGCTGCGCCGGACCCGCCACGCGGACGGGTCGCCCGTCGACCCGCACGAGGGGGACGTCGTGCTGCCGGCCGCGGTGTCGATCGGCACGAACCCCACGTTCGACGGCGTCGAGCGGCGCGTCGAGGCGTACGTCCTGGACCGCGACGACCTCGACCTCTACGACCAGCAGGTGGTCGTCGAGCTCGTCGAGCGGCTGCGGCCGACGCTGCGGTTCGACTCGGTCGAGGCGCTGCTCGAGCGCATGGGCGAGGACGTGGAGCGCGTGCGCGTCGTGCTCGCGGGCACCGCCGACGCCTGA
- the rpsO gene encoding 30S ribosomal protein S15, translating to MSLDSATKQAIMTEYATHEGDTGSPEVQIAVLTQRIKDLTEHLKEHKHDHHSRRGLLLLVGRRRRLLGYLQKVDINRYRSIIERLGLRR from the coding sequence GTGTCCCTGGACAGCGCCACCAAGCAGGCCATCATGACCGAGTACGCGACGCACGAGGGCGACACCGGTTCGCCGGAGGTGCAGATCGCCGTCCTGACCCAGCGGATCAAGGACCTGACGGAGCACCTCAAGGAGCACAAGCACGACCACCACAGCCGTCGTGGTCTGCTGCTGCTCGTCGGCCGTCGTCGCCGCCTTCTCGGCTACCTGCAGAAGGTCGACATCAACCGCTACCGCTCGATCATCGAGCGCCTCGGCCTGCGCCGTTGA
- a CDS encoding polyribonucleotide nucleotidyltransferase, with the protein MEGPEIQFAEAVIDNGRFGTRTVRFETGRLAKQAAGSAAAYLDGETMLLSATTAGKHPKDQFDFFPLTIDVEERQYAAGKIPGSFFRREGRPSTEAILACRLVDRPLRPLFVKGLRNEVQVVITVLAIHPDDAYDTLAINAASISTQLSGLPFSGPVGGVRIALVDGQWVAFPRYSERERATFDMVVAGRVVGDDVAIAMIEAEAPEKSWNLIQEGATAPTEEVVAQGLEAAKPFIKVLVEAQQELAAKAAKETQVFPTFPDYQDDAFAAVEAAATTSLGEALSIADKQTRENRLDEIKAEVVGQLAEQFEGREKELSAAYRSVQKKLIRQRILTDGFRIDGRGLRDIRTLSAEVEVLPRVHGSAIFERGETQILGVTTLNMLRMEQQLDTLSPETRKRYMHNYNFPPYSTGETGRVGSPKRREIGHGALAERALMPVLPSREEFPYAIRQVSEALGSNGSTSMGSVCASTLSLLNAGVPLRAPVAGIAMGLVSDTVDGETRYAALTDILGAEDAFGDMDFKVAGTREFVTAIQLDTKLDGIPASVLGGALTQAKEARLAILDVIAEAIDVPDEMSPFAPRVITVKVPVDKIGEVIGPKGKMINQIQEETGADISIEDDGTVYIGATDGPSAEAARAAINAIANPHMPEVGERFVGTVVKTTTFGAFVSLSPGKDGLLHISQIRKLVGGKRVENVEDVLSVGQKVQVEIGEIDPRGKLSLHAVIEEDAAAEAPAESAAAADA; encoded by the coding sequence GTGGAGGGTCCCGAGATCCAGTTCGCCGAGGCCGTCATCGACAACGGCCGCTTCGGCACCCGCACCGTCCGCTTCGAGACGGGCCGCCTGGCCAAGCAGGCCGCCGGCTCCGCCGCCGCCTACCTGGACGGCGAGACGATGCTGCTGTCGGCCACGACGGCCGGCAAGCACCCCAAGGACCAGTTCGACTTCTTCCCGCTGACGATCGACGTCGAGGAGCGGCAGTACGCCGCCGGCAAGATCCCCGGCTCGTTCTTCCGCCGCGAGGGCCGTCCCTCGACCGAGGCGATCCTCGCGTGCCGCCTCGTCGACCGCCCGCTGCGCCCCCTGTTCGTCAAGGGTCTGCGCAACGAGGTCCAGGTCGTCATCACCGTCCTGGCGATCCACCCGGACGACGCGTACGACACGCTCGCGATCAACGCGGCGTCGATCTCGACGCAGCTGTCCGGCCTGCCGTTCTCGGGCCCGGTCGGTGGCGTGCGCATCGCGCTCGTCGACGGCCAGTGGGTCGCGTTCCCGCGCTACTCCGAGCGCGAGCGTGCGACGTTCGACATGGTCGTCGCCGGTCGTGTCGTCGGCGACGACGTGGCCATCGCGATGATCGAGGCCGAGGCGCCCGAGAAGTCGTGGAACCTCATCCAGGAGGGTGCGACCGCGCCCACCGAGGAGGTCGTCGCGCAGGGCCTCGAGGCGGCGAAGCCGTTCATCAAGGTCCTCGTCGAGGCGCAGCAGGAGCTCGCCGCGAAGGCCGCCAAGGAGACCCAGGTCTTCCCGACGTTCCCGGACTACCAGGACGACGCGTTCGCCGCCGTCGAGGCCGCGGCCACCACGTCGCTGGGCGAGGCGCTGTCCATCGCCGACAAGCAGACGCGCGAGAACCGTCTCGACGAGATCAAGGCCGAGGTCGTCGGCCAGCTCGCGGAGCAGTTCGAGGGCCGCGAGAAGGAGCTCTCCGCCGCCTACCGGTCGGTGCAGAAGAAGCTCATCCGCCAGCGCATCCTCACGGACGGCTTCCGCATCGACGGCCGTGGCCTGCGGGACATCCGCACGCTCTCGGCCGAGGTCGAGGTCCTGCCGCGCGTGCACGGGTCGGCGATCTTCGAGCGCGGCGAGACGCAGATCCTCGGCGTCACGACGCTCAACATGCTGCGCATGGAGCAGCAGCTCGACACGCTCTCCCCGGAGACGCGCAAGCGCTACATGCACAACTACAACTTCCCGCCGTACTCGACCGGTGAGACGGGCCGCGTGGGCTCGCCGAAGCGCCGCGAGATCGGCCACGGCGCGCTCGCCGAGCGGGCGCTCATGCCCGTGCTGCCGAGCCGCGAGGAGTTCCCGTACGCGATCCGTCAGGTGTCCGAGGCCCTCGGCTCCAACGGCTCGACGTCGATGGGCTCGGTCTGCGCCTCGACGCTGTCGCTGCTCAACGCGGGTGTGCCGCTGCGCGCCCCCGTCGCGGGCATCGCGATGGGCCTCGTGTCCGACACGGTCGACGGCGAGACCCGCTACGCCGCGCTCACGGACATCCTCGGCGCCGAGGACGCGTTCGGTGACATGGACTTCAAGGTCGCCGGCACGCGCGAGTTCGTCACCGCGATCCAGCTCGACACGAAGCTCGACGGCATCCCGGCGTCGGTCCTCGGCGGCGCGCTGACGCAGGCCAAGGAGGCGCGTCTGGCGATCCTCGACGTCATCGCCGAGGCGATCGACGTCCCGGACGAGATGAGCCCGTTCGCGCCGCGCGTCATCACGGTGAAGGTCCCGGTCGACAAGATCGGCGAGGTCATCGGCCCGAAGGGCAAGATGATCAACCAGATCCAGGAGGAGACCGGCGCCGACATCTCCATCGAGGACGACGGCACGGTCTACATCGGCGCCACCGACGGTCCGTCGGCGGAGGCCGCGCGGGCCGCGATCAACGCGATCGCGAACCCGCACATGCCCGAGGTGGGCGAGCGGTTCGTCGGCACCGTCGTGAAGACGACGACGTTCGGCGCGTTCGTGTCGCTCTCGCCGGGCAAGGACGGCCTGCTGCACATCTCGCAGATCCGCAAGCTCGTCGGCGGCAAGCGCGTGGAGAACGTCGAGGACGTCCTCTCGGTGGGCCAGAAGGTCCAGGTCGAGATCGGCGAGATCGACCCGCGCGGCAAGCTGTCGCTGCACGCGGTCATCGAGGAGGACGCCGCGGCCGAGGCCCCGGCGGAGTCCGCCGCGGCCGCCGACGCCTGA
- a CDS encoding M16 family metallopeptidase — protein sequence MPLDLPLVRPGAPGSEQTAGQDGDAIVRRSVLPGGVRVLTEQMPGLRSATVGAWVGVGSRDETSGHYGSTHFLEHLLFKGTARRSAMDIAEAFDAVGGEANAATGKEHTCYYARVLDDDLPMAVDVIADMVTSARLDTDELETERGVILEELAMNDDDPSDVVHEQFAAAVLGEHPLGRPIGGTPDTIRAVPRDAVWEHYRWHYTPATLVVTAAGGVDHDTLCGQVADALAAGGWALDGDDAPTGRRPLTASSVAAGVDGIPADGVELTIQRHTEQANVIVGGTALTATDPRRFTLSVLNAVLGGGMSSRLFQEIREKRGLAYSTYSFASGHADTGVFGLYAGCAPGKVDEVVELMVAEWERLADGGITPAELERSLGQLAGGLVLGMEDTGSRMSRLGKAELVHGELLSIDESLDRIRAVTAADVQELAAELASRPRSVVRVGPFGA from the coding sequence GTGCCGCTGGACCTCCCGCTCGTCCGTCCGGGTGCACCGGGCTCCGAGCAGACCGCCGGGCAGGACGGCGACGCCATCGTGCGTCGCTCGGTCCTGCCCGGCGGGGTCCGGGTGCTCACCGAGCAGATGCCCGGCCTGCGCTCCGCGACCGTCGGGGCCTGGGTCGGCGTCGGCTCGCGCGACGAGACGTCGGGCCACTACGGCTCGACGCACTTCCTCGAGCACCTGCTGTTCAAGGGCACCGCGCGCCGGTCGGCGATGGACATCGCCGAGGCGTTCGACGCCGTCGGCGGCGAGGCCAACGCGGCCACCGGCAAGGAGCACACGTGCTACTACGCGCGCGTGCTCGACGACGACCTGCCCATGGCGGTGGACGTCATCGCCGACATGGTGACCTCGGCGCGCCTCGACACCGACGAGCTCGAGACCGAGCGCGGCGTCATCCTCGAAGAGCTCGCGATGAACGACGACGACCCGAGCGATGTCGTGCACGAGCAGTTCGCGGCCGCGGTGCTCGGCGAGCACCCGCTCGGCCGCCCCATCGGCGGCACGCCCGACACCATCCGTGCCGTGCCGCGCGACGCCGTCTGGGAGCACTACCGCTGGCACTACACGCCCGCGACGCTCGTCGTCACGGCCGCCGGAGGTGTCGACCACGACACGCTGTGCGGTCAGGTCGCCGACGCGCTCGCCGCGGGCGGCTGGGCGCTCGACGGGGACGACGCACCCACGGGGCGTCGGCCGCTCACCGCGTCGTCGGTCGCCGCGGGCGTCGACGGGATCCCCGCCGACGGCGTGGAGCTGACGATCCAGCGGCACACCGAGCAGGCCAACGTCATCGTCGGCGGGACGGCGCTCACCGCGACCGACCCGCGGCGGTTCACGCTGTCCGTGCTCAACGCGGTGCTGGGCGGCGGCATGTCGTCGCGCCTGTTCCAGGAGATCCGTGAGAAGCGGGGCCTGGCGTACTCGACGTACTCGTTCGCGTCCGGCCACGCCGACACCGGCGTCTTCGGGCTGTACGCGGGCTGCGCGCCCGGCAAGGTCGACGAGGTCGTCGAGCTCATGGTCGCCGAGTGGGAGCGGCTCGCCGACGGCGGGATCACCCCCGCGGAGCTCGAGCGCTCGCTCGGCCAGCTCGCGGGCGGGCTCGTGCTCGGCATGGAGGACACCGGGTCGCGCATGAGCCGCCTGGGCAAGGCCGAGCTGGTGCACGGCGAGCTGCTGAGCATCGACGAGTCGCTCGACCGCATCCGCGCGGTCACCGCGGCGGACGTGCAGGAGCTCGCCGCCGAGCTCGCGTCGCGGCCGCGGTCGGTCGTGCGCGTGGGACCGTTCGGCGCCTGA
- the dapB gene encoding 4-hydroxy-tetrahydrodipicolinate reductase: MSDAIRVAVLGAAGRMGATVVRAVEAAPDLELVAAVDAGDDLAAVTDAGAHVAVDFTVPSVTEGNVHALVDAGVHLVVGTTGWDAGALDRVRDHLADRPGVGVLVAPNFALGAVLAMAFAARAARWFESVEVVELHHPDKVDAPSGTARHTAHAIAAARAAAGLGPVPDATEQSLDGARGADVDGVRVHAVRLRGLVAHEEILLGNAGEQLTIRHDSFDRVSFMPGVLLGVRQVGRRPGLTVGLEHLLDL, translated from the coding sequence GTGAGCGACGCGATCAGGGTGGCCGTGCTGGGCGCGGCGGGACGCATGGGGGCGACGGTGGTGCGCGCGGTCGAGGCCGCACCCGACCTGGAGCTGGTGGCCGCGGTCGACGCGGGGGACGACCTCGCCGCGGTCACGGACGCGGGCGCGCACGTCGCGGTCGACTTCACGGTGCCGTCCGTCACGGAGGGCAACGTGCACGCGCTCGTCGACGCGGGCGTGCACCTCGTCGTCGGGACCACCGGGTGGGACGCGGGCGCGCTCGACCGGGTGCGCGACCACCTCGCCGACCGCCCGGGGGTCGGCGTGCTCGTCGCCCCCAACTTCGCGCTCGGCGCGGTCCTCGCGATGGCGTTCGCCGCGCGGGCCGCGCGCTGGTTCGAGTCCGTCGAGGTCGTGGAGCTGCACCACCCCGACAAGGTCGACGCGCCCTCCGGGACGGCACGGCACACCGCGCACGCGATCGCCGCGGCCCGTGCCGCCGCGGGCCTCGGTCCGGTGCCGGACGCCACGGAGCAGAGCCTCGACGGCGCGCGGGGCGCGGACGTCGACGGGGTCCGCGTGCACGCGGTCCGCCTGCGCGGGCTCGTCGCGCACGAGGAGATCCTGCTCGGCAACGCGGGGGAGCAGCTCACCATCCGGCACGACTCGTTCGACCGGGTGAGCTTCATGCCGGGCGTGCTGCTCGGCGTGCGTCAGGTCGGCCGCCGGCCCGGGCTGACCGTCGGCCTCGAGCACCTCCTCGACCTCTGA
- a CDS encoding GNAT family N-acetyltransferase encodes MSAPGPTADVSVRPAVPGDEGRIARVQLAAWRLAHADALGPAALDLVDEEAVRGQWAAAIGSPPAGGFHVLVACDGPAVVGVASVAPVPPPGDDPTAAPGGVVLALEVDPVRQRQGHGSRLLAAAVDLLRADGADQVTTWVLDGDPAREQFLASCGLGPDGATRELASGTDADGSARVVREHRWSAAI; translated from the coding sequence GTGAGCGCGCCCGGCCCCACGGCGGACGTCTCGGTCCGCCCCGCCGTCCCGGGTGACGAGGGACGCATCGCGCGCGTGCAGCTCGCCGCGTGGCGGCTCGCGCACGCCGACGCCCTCGGCCCGGCCGCGCTGGACCTCGTCGACGAGGAGGCCGTCCGCGGTCAGTGGGCCGCGGCCATCGGCTCCCCGCCCGCCGGCGGGTTCCACGTCCTGGTCGCGTGCGACGGTCCCGCGGTCGTCGGGGTCGCGTCGGTCGCACCCGTCCCGCCGCCGGGCGACGACCCGACCGCGGCCCCGGGCGGGGTCGTGCTGGCGCTCGAGGTGGACCCGGTCCGCCAGCGGCAGGGGCACGGGTCGCGCCTGCTCGCGGCCGCCGTCGACCTGCTGCGCGCCGACGGGGCGGACCAGGTGACGACGTGGGTCCTCGACGGCGACCCGGCGCGCGAGCAGTTCCTCGCGTCGTGCGGGCTCGGGCCCGACGGTGCCACGCGCGAGCTCGCGTCCGGCACCGACGCGGACGGGTCGGCCCGCGTCGTGCGCGAGCACCGCTGGTCCGCCGCGATCTGA
- a CDS encoding AzlD domain-containing protein: MSDAALWVAVVGAGLVCLGIKLVGHLVPEHWLAQPRVARTAALVTVALLSALVAVQAATSGRDLVVDARLPALAVAAVALALRAPFVLVVVLAAGTAALLRALGMP, encoded by the coding sequence ATGAGCGACGCCGCGCTGTGGGTGGCCGTCGTCGGCGCAGGCCTGGTGTGCCTGGGCATCAAGCTCGTCGGCCACCTGGTCCCCGAGCACTGGCTCGCACAGCCCCGTGTCGCGCGCACCGCCGCCCTCGTCACCGTCGCCCTGCTGTCGGCGCTCGTCGCCGTCCAGGCCGCGACGTCGGGGCGCGACCTCGTGGTCGACGCCCGCCTGCCCGCGCTGGCCGTCGCAGCCGTCGCGCTCGCGCTCCGGGCACCGTTCGTCCTGGTCGTCGTGCTCGCCGCCGGCACCGCCGCGCTCCTGCGCGCGCTCGGCATGCCGTGA
- a CDS encoding AzlC family ABC transporter permease encodes MAGDDDEAVRAAVRQAVSVSVATGLYGVSFGALSVAAGLSIPQTAALSLLMFSGGSQFALVGVVGAGGAAGAAIATAGLLGVRNGLYGPQVAPLLGVHGWRRLLAAHLTIDESTAVGTAQRSNAAARAGFWWTGAGVFVLWNAFTLLGALLGDALGDPRTYGLDAAAAAAFLALVWPRVAGRGARLARTVAAAAVVVALAATPFVPAGVPVLLAALVAVLVGMLVPPSDEPTATTPAGPTRDRASGATEGRAR; translated from the coding sequence GTGGCAGGGGACGACGACGAGGCGGTGCGGGCCGCCGTCCGGCAGGCCGTCTCGGTCTCCGTCGCGACGGGCCTGTACGGGGTGTCCTTCGGCGCCCTGTCGGTCGCGGCCGGGCTGAGCATCCCGCAGACGGCGGCCCTGTCCCTGCTCATGTTCTCGGGGGGCTCGCAGTTCGCCCTCGTCGGCGTCGTCGGGGCGGGCGGCGCGGCGGGTGCCGCGATCGCGACGGCCGGGCTGCTCGGGGTGCGCAACGGCCTGTACGGGCCGCAGGTCGCTCCGCTGCTGGGCGTGCACGGCTGGCGCAGGCTGCTCGCCGCCCACCTCACGATCGACGAGTCGACCGCGGTCGGCACGGCCCAGCGGAGCAACGCCGCCGCACGCGCCGGGTTCTGGTGGACCGGTGCGGGCGTCTTCGTCCTGTGGAACGCGTTCACGCTGCTCGGTGCCCTGCTGGGCGACGCGCTGGGCGACCCCCGCACGTACGGCCTCGACGCCGCGGCCGCCGCCGCGTTCCTCGCCCTCGTCTGGCCGCGCGTCGCCGGGCGCGGCGCACGCCTGGCCCGGACGGTCGCGGCCGCAGCCGTGGTCGTGGCCCTCGCCGCCACGCCGTTCGTGCCCGCCGGCGTGCCGGTCCTGCTCGCCGCCCTCGTCGCCGTGCTGGTCGGCATGCTGGTCCCCCCGTCGGACGAGCCGACCGCCACGACGCCCGCCGGCCCGACGCGCGACCGGGCGTCGGGCGCCACGGAGGGACGGGCACGATGA